DNA from Gemmatimonadaceae bacterium:
CATTGGGCGAGATCCTTGTCCGGCGTCCAGATGCACACCTTTTCGACGCGGGCGTCAGCCGCCGCGCTCGCCGCTGCGGCTGCGATGGCGTCGTCGGCTTCGAGCTCGACCATGGCCCATGTCACGACGCCCATGGCGACGAGCGCGTCTTCGAGCGGTTGAAATTGGGCGAGGAGCGCGGGCTCGATCCCTTCGCCCGTCTTGTAGTCGTCCCACAGTGCGTTGCGGAACGATTCGATCACGTGGTCGGTGGCGACGCCCACGTGCGTGGCGCCGCCCTCGATCATTTCAAGGATGGTGTTGAGGACGCCGATCACCGCGCCGTAGGGCGCGTCGACGCCCTTATTGAAGCGGCGCAGTCCATAGAAATGGCGGAACAGCTCGTACGTTCCGTCGACGAGATGAACGATCATGCTCCTCGCGCGTCATCATTCGGCCTGGCGCATGGCTTCGACCGGATCGATCCTGGCGGCGCGCGACGCGGGCACGAGCGCCGCGACGACGGCGGCCACGCCTAACGCAGCCACGGCGGCCGCCAGCGTGAGCGGGTCGAGCGGCGCCACGCCCACCACCATCGCGCGCAGCTCCCGTTGGGCGAGCACCGTCATGACCATGCCGCACGCGGCGCCGACGACGAGGAGCGTACCCACACGTAGCGCCAGCTCGCGCACGACGCGCCCCGGCTCGGCGCCGAGCGCGATCCGGATGCCAATCTCGCGCCGGCGCGTCGTGACCGCCAGCGCCACGAGGCCGTACAACCCGATCATCGCGAGCGACACCGCGGCTACGCCGAAGGCGGCGATGATGCCCGTTTGCAGTCGCGTCTCGCCCAGCGTCGCGTCCAGGTTGTCCTCGAGCGTCCTGAGACCGAATACCGCACGCGTCGGAGCCACGCTGCGCACCGCGGAACGAATCGAGCCCATGAGCGCTCGCGCGCTGCCGCTGGTGCGGACGACGTACTCGGGGTCGGGCCAATCGCCCGGCCCCAGGCACTGGTACACGTAGGGCACCGCGGCGGTGCGCAGGTTGTCTTCGCGAATGTCGTCGACGATGCCCACGATCTCCGTATTCGGCCAATCGGGGCGGTCCTCCGACCACCGCATCGACTGGCCGACCACGTTTTTCCCGCGGGCGTACGCATCCACGAACCGGCGGTTGACCACGACCTTGGGGCCGCCGTCGCGGACGTGCGCGAGCGGCGGGCATGTCGTGCCGGCCACGATGCGTGCGCCTAACGCAGCAAAGTAGCCGTCGGTCACGCTGCGTTCTCCGACCGTGAGCTGGTCGCGGTCGGCGGCCTCGGCACTTGGGGTCTGATTCAGGAGGTGCAGTCGATAGCGCAGGGTGGCATTCGACGCCGGGAGAAAGTTGCTGAATCCCACCGATTTGACGCCGGGCAGCGCTTCGAGCGCGGCGATCAGGTCCAGCTGCATGTGTCGGATGGAGTCGCGATTCTCGCTCCACGCGGCGCCCACGTGAAACGTGATCGCGTGCGACGGATCGACGCCCGGGTCCACGTGGACGATGTTGTAGTAGCTCCGGAGCAGCAGCGACGTGCTGCACAGGAGCAGCGTGGCGATCGCGATCTGCGCCGCGACTAACGCACGCTGCGAGCGGCTGTCGGACGACTGGCCGCGGCCGGCTCTGCTGATCCCGGCTGCCGCGGCGGCGCGGGTGGATCGCCAGGCGGGCAAGGCGCCGCATCCCAGGGCCGCCGCGACGCCGCACACCGACGCCACGACCACCGCCTGCCAGTCGACGGCGAGCCGCGTCACACGCGGCAGCGTGTCGACGAGCGCGGCCGACACGCGCAGCACCGCAACGTCGGCCGCAACAGCGACGCCGACGGCGATGGCGCAGAGCACGAGCACTTCGCGCACGACGCCCATGACGATCTGGATCCGTGACGCACCCAGAAAGCCGCGAATGGCGAGCTCGCTCTCGCGGCGTTGCAGCTGCGTGAGCATGAGACCCGCGGTGTTGGCGAGTGCGATCAGCAGCAGCAGCGCCACCGACGCGAGGATGAACACGAGCGGTTGCTTCGCGTCGCCGAGCTCGGCGCTCTTGAGGTCGCGCAGGCGATCGGACCACCCGCGGTCGGTCGCCGGAAACTCGATGCCTAACGCAGCCTGCACGCGCGCGAGATCGCGTTGCGCCTGGGCGATGGTCACGCCGGGCTTCATCCGACCGACGCCGGTCAGGAATCGCGCGTCGCGCTGCTGCACGAGTTGCCGCGGCAGTTGCGCGGGAAGCCAGACGTCGACGTTCTTGTCGCCGAAATCCGGCGGCATCACGCCGACGATCGGGACGCTCTGGTTCCCGAGCTCGAGGTGCCGGCTCGTGATGTCGGCGCGCCGATGGAATCGCCGGGTCCAGAAGCGATCGCTAATCACGGCCGCGGCAGGTCCGCCGCTCGCTTCCTCGTCGGGCGTGAACGTGCGACCGACGACTGCGTTGACGCCGAACACGCTGAAGAAACGCGGCGTCACACGCCGTCCCGCCAACCGTTCGGGTGTGTCTCCGCTCGTCTCGGTGACGCTCTCCTGGTAATCGCCCGAGAGCGCAGCAAACGTGTGATTGAGGCGGTTCCAGTCTTCGAGGCGGCCGGGTGCAACGAGACCCGCGGCCTCGCTCTTGGCGGAGTTTTCCTCGAGGACGTAGACCAACCGGTCCGGATGCGGGTACGGCAGCGGCTGGAGCACCGCGGCATCCACGATTGAAAAGACGCTGGTGGTCGCGGCGATGCCGGCGGCGAGAATGATGATGGCGGCGGCGGCGAACCCGGGACGGCGGGCGAGACTGCGCGCGGCGTGCATCCACGATCTCAGCATGGGCGGCCGTACTGGAGCGAGCGACAGCGACGAGCGCGGAACCAACTACGCATTCTTCTCTGACACGTCGGTGCTCGCTCGCGTTGCATTGTGGTGGCGCGTTCGCTTCACGGGCGGGACATCGCGGCGCGCCGTCGACCCTTGCGCTGCGCGCGTCAATCGCGCTGAATGACTGGAGGGTATGTCCATTCCGCATCCTGCAACCGGACTGCGGGGCCGGCGTACCGAGTGCGAATCGCTCGATCAGCTGCTTGACGACGTGCGGGCGGGGCGGAGTCGCGTGCAGGTGTTGCGGGGCGAGGCGGGCGTCGGTAAGACCGCGCTCCTGGAGTACCTGGTGGCCATCGCGTCATCGGGCTGTCGCATCGCGCGCGTGGCAGGCATCGAGTCCGAGATGGAGCTGGCGTTCGCAGGGCTGCACCAGCTGTGCGCGCCGCTCCTGAACCACCGCGACCGCTTGCCGCCCCCTCAGCGCGAGGCGCTCGACACCGCGTTCGGTCTGACCGGTGGACCGGCGGTCGATCGCTTCTTCGTGGGACTCGCGGTGCTCAGCCTGCTGTGCGACGCATCGGTGCAGCAGCCGCTCCTCTGCATCATCGACGACGCACAGTGGCTCGACCAGGCATCCGCACAAGTCCTCGGCTTCGTCGCGCGGCGGCTCCTGGCCGAGCCAGTGGGAATGGTGTTTGCGGTGCGCGACGCTCGAGACGGCCACGAGCTCGGCAGCCTTCCGGTGTTGATGGTGAACGGCCTGGACGAATCGGATGCCCGCGCGCTCATCGCCTCGCGCACGCGCGGACCGCTCGACGACCGGGTGCTCGACCGGGTCATCGCCGAATCGCACGGGAATCCGCTGGCGCTGCTCGAGCTGCCTAACGGACTAACGGAAGCCGAGCTCGGGGGAGGCTTCCGGGAGGTCGACGCGGGCCCGGGGTGGAACGCCCTCGAGCAGAGTTTCCTCAACCGCGTGCGGGCGCTGTCCGCTGACGCGCAGCGGCTGTTGCTGCTCGCCGCCGCGGAGCCCGTGGGCGATGCGGCGTTGCTCTGGCGCGCCGCGCAGCTCGTCGGCGTGCGAGCCGACGCTGCCGTGACGGTGGAAGCCGGTGCCTTGATCGAGCTCGGCGCCAGCGTGCGATTCCGGCATCCGCTCGCACGCTCGGCCGCCTACCGGGCGGCCGCCATCCGCGATCGCCGCGACGCACACCGCGCCCTGGCCGAGGTGACTGACGCCGATGATCCAGATCGGCGGGCGTGGCACCTCGCGCAAGCGACGGTCGGTCCGGATGAAACAGTCGCAACCGCACTGGAACGCTCGGCCGATCGGGCGCAGGCGCGCGGCGGCATGGCCGCAGCAGCCGCGTTTCTCGAGCGCGCGACCGACCTCACCCCCGACCCCGCTCGCCGCGCCGCGCGCGCACTCGCCGCGGCGCATGCGAAGTTCGAAGCGGGCGCCACGAGGTCGGCGCACGAGCTGCTCGCCGTGGCGGAGATCGGTCCCTTGGACGGCCTCCAGCGCGCGCAGCTCTCGCGGCTGCGCGGCCACATGGTGTTCGCGCACCGGCGCGGACGCGAGGCGCCGGCGCTGCTGCTCGATGCGGCCACGCGTCTCACGGATCTCCATCCGGTGCTCGCGCGCGACGCGTACGTCGAAGCGTTAGGCGCGGAGATTTTCGTCGGCCGCGCCGGCGCTTGCGATGCGGTTCGCGTCGCCGAAGCCGCCCGCGCTGCGCCGCCGGCCCCCGAGCCGCAGCGCTCGACCGACCTCCTGCTCGACGGTCTCGCGACCCGTTTCCTCGATGGATATGCCGCGGCCGTCGAGCCGCTGCGACGGGCATTGCGAGGATTTCGCGACGAGGCCGGGAGCAGCACGAATGGCGTCGTTCGCTGGCTCTGGACCGCGTGTCCCGTTGCGCCCGAGCCGCTCGCCGCCGACTTGTGGGACGACGAGTCGTGGCTCGACCTGGCCGCGCACGCGGTTCGACTCGCGCGCGACTCCGGCGCGCTTGTCACGCTTCCGATCGCACTCAGTTATCGCGCCGCCGTTCACGTCCATGCCGGTGAGTTCGCTGCGGCTTCGGCGCTGATCGACGAAGCGGATGCGATTACCGAGTCCACCGGCAACGCGCCGCTGCGCTACACGTCGCTCGCGCTCGCCGCGTGGCGGGGCGAAGAAATCGCCGCCGTTAGGCGCATCGACGATGGCGTCAAGGAAGCGACCGCCAGGGGCGAGGGCAGGGCGCTCGGTCTCGCCGGGTATGCGACGGCGGTGCTGTACAATGGGCTCTGCCGGTACGAAGCCGCCCTCGCCGGCGCACAGCAGGCGTGCGCCTACGATGATCTCGGATTTTTCGGATGGTCGCTAGTCGAGTTGATCGAAGCCGCCGCTCGCTCCGGAGCCAGTCATGTCGCGACGACCGCGTTGCGCCAGCTCGAGGAACGAGCGCACGCGGTTCGCACCGACTGGGCACTCGGCGTCCTCGCCCGGTCGAGGGCACTGCTCGAGCACGGACTCGCCGCCGATACCCTGTTCCGCGAAGCGCTGATGCACCTCGAGCGCTGTCGCATCGTCGTGCATCTCGCGCGCGCACATCTCGTGTACGGCGAATGGCTGCGTCGGGAGAACCGGCGCGTGGATGCCCGAAAGGAATTGCGCATCGCATACGAGATGCTCGCTCGCATGGGCGCCGAGGCGTTTGCAGAACGAGCGCGAGCTGAGCTTGCCGCGACGGGCGAAACGGTGCGCAAACGGATGGCCGAATCGCGCGATGCGCTGACGGCGCAGGAAGTGCTCGTCGCTCGACTGGCCGCTCAGGGCCGTACGAATCCCGAGATCGGCGCGCAGTTGTTCATCAGTCCGCGCACGGCCGAATACCATCTGCGCAAGGTGTTCACGAAGCTGGGGATCAACTCGCGCAGGAATCTCCGCGATGCCATTCAGCGTGTGGCGCCAACCGCGTCGCCGTGGTAGAGCCGGGTTACCCGCGACTAGGGTATTTGACGGACGCGATCCGCCACCCTGGTGCCCATCGTCCTCCGGGTCCACAGCACGGAGTACCGACATGAGCACCATGACCACGAAAGACGGCACCCAGATCTACTATAAGGATTGGGGCCGCGGTCCCGTCGTCCTGTTCTCCCATGGATGGCCATTGAACGCCGATGCCTGGGACGGGCAGATGCTGTTCCTAACGCAAAACGGTTGCCGGACGATCGCGCACGACCGGCGCGGTCACGGCAGATCCAGCCAGCCATCATCCGGCAACGACATGAATGGCTACGCCGATGACCTCGCGGCGTTGATGGAAACGATCGATCTCCGCGATGTCACGCTGATCGGTCACTCGACCGGCGGCGGCGAAGTCGTTCGGTACATCGGACGTCATGGCTCGGATCGAGTCGCGAGAGTCGTGTTGATCGGCGCGGTGCCTCCGCTCTTGCTCCGGACGCCCGCGAATCCCGACGGCCTGCCGATCGATCTTTTCGACGGTTTGCGTAAGGGACTGTTCAACGACCGGTCGCAATTCTACAAGGACTTCGCGATTCCGTTCTATGGCGCGAATCGATCGGGCGCCAAGGTCTCACAGGGGATCCTCGATCAATTCTGGCTGTGGAGCATGCAGGTGGGACTGCTGAATTCCTACGAGTGCATCAAGGCGTTCTCGGAAACCGATTTCGCGAATGACTTGAAACAGATCGACGTCCCGACGCTGCTGCTGCACGGCGAAGACGACCAGATCGTTCCGGTGCAGCTCTCGTCGAAGAAGATGGCGCGACTGATCCAGGGCGCGAAGGAGGTCTACTACCCGGGTGCGCCGCATGGCCTGACGGCCACGCACCAGGATCAGGTGAACGCCGAGCTGCTCAAGTTCGTGCAGGCTCCGCGGCCATCGCGCACGCGCGACCGCGAAATGGCGACCACCGCTGCGCGTTGACGGAGGATCACTCATGAAAATCGTGATTATCGGCGGGACAGGGCTGGTGGGCTCGAAGCTCGTTGCCCTGCTTCGCGAGCACGGCCAACAGGCGGTGCCGGCGTCGTTGGACACGGGTGTCAATACGATTACCGGCGAAGGGTTGTCTAACGCCCTCGCGGGAGCCGCCGTCGTGGTCGACGTGTCGAACTCGCCCTCGTTCGACGATGATCCGGCGCTCGAGTTTTTCGAGACGTCGACCAAGAATCAGATCGCAGCCGAATCTGCCGCGGGCGTGCGGCATCACGTCGCGCTTTCGATCGTCGGCTGCGACCGGATGACGGGGAGCGGCTATCTCCGCGCCAAGGTCGCGCAGGAAAAACTGATCAGAAGCTCGCCGATTGCGTACTCAATCGTGCGCGCGACGCAATTCTTCGAGTTCGCCAAACGGACCGCGGACGCAGCGACGACCGGCAACACGGTGCGGATTCCGCACGTGCTCTATCAGCCGATGGCGGCGG
Protein-coding regions in this window:
- a CDS encoding LuxR family transcriptional regulator — translated: MSIPHPATGLRGRRTECESLDQLLDDVRAGRSRVQVLRGEAGVGKTALLEYLVAIASSGCRIARVAGIESEMELAFAGLHQLCAPLLNHRDRLPPPQREALDTAFGLTGGPAVDRFFVGLAVLSLLCDASVQQPLLCIIDDAQWLDQASAQVLGFVARRLLAEPVGMVFAVRDARDGHELGSLPVLMVNGLDESDARALIASRTRGPLDDRVLDRVIAESHGNPLALLELPNGLTEAELGGGFREVDAGPGWNALEQSFLNRVRALSADAQRLLLLAAAEPVGDAALLWRAAQLVGVRADAAVTVEAGALIELGASVRFRHPLARSAAYRAAAIRDRRDAHRALAEVTDADDPDRRAWHLAQATVGPDETVATALERSADRAQARGGMAAAAAFLERATDLTPDPARRAARALAAAHAKFEAGATRSAHELLAVAEIGPLDGLQRAQLSRLRGHMVFAHRRGREAPALLLDAATRLTDLHPVLARDAYVEALGAEIFVGRAGACDAVRVAEAARAAPPAPEPQRSTDLLLDGLATRFLDGYAAAVEPLRRALRGFRDEAGSSTNGVVRWLWTACPVAPEPLAADLWDDESWLDLAAHAVRLARDSGALVTLPIALSYRAAVHVHAGEFAAASALIDEADAITESTGNAPLRYTSLALAAWRGEEIAAVRRIDDGVKEATARGEGRALGLAGYATAVLYNGLCRYEAALAGAQQACAYDDLGFFGWSLVELIEAAARSGASHVATTALRQLEERAHAVRTDWALGVLARSRALLEHGLAADTLFREALMHLERCRIVVHLARAHLVYGEWLRRENRRVDARKELRIAYEMLARMGAEAFAERARAELAATGETVRKRMAESRDALTAQEVLVARLAAQGRTNPEIGAQLFISPRTAEYHLRKVFTKLGINSRRNLRDAIQRVAPTASPW
- a CDS encoding ADOP family duplicated permease, with translation MLRSWMHAARSLARRPGFAAAAIIILAAGIAATTSVFSIVDAAVLQPLPYPHPDRLVYVLEENSAKSEAAGLVAPGRLEDWNRLNHTFAALSGDYQESVTETSGDTPERLAGRRVTPRFFSVFGVNAVVGRTFTPDEEASGGPAAAVISDRFWTRRFHRRADITSRHLELGNQSVPIVGVMPPDFGDKNVDVWLPAQLPRQLVQQRDARFLTGVGRMKPGVTIAQAQRDLARVQAALGIEFPATDRGWSDRLRDLKSAELGDAKQPLVFILASVALLLLIALANTAGLMLTQLQRRESELAIRGFLGASRIQIVMGVVREVLVLCAIAVGVAVAADVAVLRVSAALVDTLPRVTRLAVDWQAVVVASVCGVAAALGCGALPAWRSTRAAAAAGISRAGRGQSSDSRSQRALVAAQIAIATLLLCSTSLLLRSYYNIVHVDPGVDPSHAITFHVGAAWSENRDSIRHMQLDLIAALEALPGVKSVGFSNFLPASNATLRYRLHLLNQTPSAEAADRDQLTVGERSVTDGYFAALGARIVAGTTCPPLAHVRDGGPKVVVNRRFVDAYARGKNVVGQSMRWSEDRPDWPNTEIVGIVDDIREDNLRTAAVPYVYQCLGPGDWPDPEYVVRTSGSARALMGSIRSAVRSVAPTRAVFGLRTLEDNLDATLGETRLQTGIIAAFGVAAVSLAMIGLYGLVALAVTTRRREIGIRIALGAEPGRVVRELALRVGTLLVVGAACGMVMTVLAQRELRAMVVGVAPLDPLTLAAAVAALGVAAVVAALVPASRAARIDPVEAMRQAE
- a CDS encoding alpha/beta hydrolase produces the protein MSTMTTKDGTQIYYKDWGRGPVVLFSHGWPLNADAWDGQMLFLTQNGCRTIAHDRRGHGRSSQPSSGNDMNGYADDLAALMETIDLRDVTLIGHSTGGGEVVRYIGRHGSDRVARVVLIGAVPPLLLRTPANPDGLPIDLFDGLRKGLFNDRSQFYKDFAIPFYGANRSGAKVSQGILDQFWLWSMQVGLLNSYECIKAFSETDFANDLKQIDVPTLLLHGEDDQIVPVQLSSKKMARLIQGAKEVYYPGAPHGLTATHQDQVNAELLKFVQAPRPSRTRDREMATTAAR
- a CDS encoding SDR family oxidoreductase, whose product is MKIVIIGGTGLVGSKLVALLREHGQQAVPASLDTGVNTITGEGLSNALAGAAVVVDVSNSPSFDDDPALEFFETSTKNQIAAESAAGVRHHVALSIVGCDRMTGSGYLRAKVAQEKLIRSSPIAYSIVRATQFFEFAKRTADAATTGNTVRIPHVLYQPMAAADVAAALCRVAEEAPLNGIVEIGGPQQFRFDDFIRQALEAYHDHRVVVADPEARYFGAVLDDHSLVPGAGARLGETRFQDWLQSSAVPAHA